The Stomatobaculum sp. F0698 genomic sequence CCCAGTAGTGTATCGGAAAAACGGCATTGCAGTCCACACGTTCCAGGAAATACAAGAGTCCGTCCGCGTAGTGCGCTTCCAGTCTCGGATCGAGCGGCACAAAGGCTATATCAAAATGTCTGCCCTTGATTTTTCCGATCTCCGTGTGAAAAATTGCACGGAGCTCTCGGTTCTCTTCCTCCGGTTCTCCCTCCCAATACCAGTCGTTCAAATCACCGCCGTGGTAAACAATCCCTTCGTCGCAGCTCACGATAAACGCGACGCCACTGTCGTTTGAACGCAGGGTCTCGACACGAATCCCGCCCTCAAGTTGATTGCATTCACCCGGCGCAACAAAGATACGTCGGATTTCCGCCAAGCGCTTCTCATCATTGATATCATTCGCCAACACCGCCCGGTAACGCATGCCCCTCTCGCCCAGAAGCTCAAAAATCTTCGGATTATAGTGATCCCCGTGGCAGTGGCTGCAAAATACAAGCACTTCTTTTTCCCTGTCGAGCAGCGGTAGTTCACCCTTGTAGTAGTCGAAAATACAGTAGCGGTCTTTATATTCCAGCAAAACACCGCTGTGGTCTAAGTACGTTACTTTCATGATGTCACCTCGAGAGAAACAACTTGTTACAAGCCTCCCCCTCCCTTCCGTCTGTCAGAAGGTAAAACCGTAATCATCAGCAAATGCCAAATCCATAATCACGGGATGGCGGAAACTTTCCGCTCTGGTCGCATCATCATAAACGACCGGGTATAGCTAAACTGTTGCTCGCAGAGCTTCCAGAAGGAGCTCTGAAGATTGTATTTCTCCATTTCCGAGAGAAATTAATTATATTCCGCTGCTCCTTCTGTGAGCATGACACGCAACACCTCTTCCAAGGAACAAGTGTGGGTCTTACAGATAGCACTCAGAAGACCTACCGTAATATTCTCCTCGTTAAAGTTCTCAATCTCCGGATCTTAAAAGCACTGCGTCCTTTCCTTATTCGCAAAGAACTTGATGTGCTTTTCAATGGTGGGCTTATATCTCTCCTCAATTCCGAGATCCACAGAAAGCAGAGAAGCCCGGTCGGCAAAGAAGCGCTTGGAATACAACATCGTATCTTCCAAGTAGTTGCCTTTCACATCCGGCTTCGGAAACGGTGCATAGATTAAGTAGTTCGTGCTCGTATCCTCGCGCTCCGGAAAGCGCTTTGTCATAAACCGATTGTCAGGCTCCAGCCGGTAGAC encodes the following:
- a CDS encoding MBL fold metallo-hydrolase; amino-acid sequence: MKVTYLDHSGVLLEYKDRYCIFDYYKGELPLLDREKEVLVFCSHCHGDHYNPKIFELLGERGMRYRAVLANDINDEKRLAEIRRIFVAPGECNQLEGGIRVETLRSNDSGVAFIVSCDEGIVYHGGDLNDWYWEGEPEEENRELRAIFHTEIGKIKGRHFDIAFVPLDPRLEAHYADGLLYFLERVDCNAVFPIHYWGEPDVIQRFLTEYPRYSSRIKNTETAKGEEI